In one window of Streptomyces griseus subsp. griseus DNA:
- a CDS encoding response regulator transcription factor, whose translation MRLLLVEDDDHVAAALSAVLARHGFQVVHARNGEEALRALLPAEKEPFGVILLDLGLPDQDGYEVCGKIRKRTATPVIMVTARADVRSRIHGLNLGADDYVTKPYDTGELLARIHAVARRTTSGEDTAPTPVAALRLGSVAIELPTRRVSVDGAEVQLTRKEFDLLALLAQRPGVVFRREQIISEVWRTSWEGTGRTLEVHVASLRSKLRLPALIETVRGVGYRLVAPSA comes from the coding sequence ATGAGACTGCTGCTCGTCGAGGACGACGACCATGTCGCGGCGGCCCTGTCCGCCGTGCTCGCCCGGCACGGGTTCCAGGTCGTGCACGCCCGCAACGGCGAGGAGGCCCTGCGCGCGCTGCTGCCCGCGGAGAAGGAGCCCTTCGGGGTCATCCTCCTCGACCTCGGCCTGCCCGACCAGGACGGCTACGAGGTCTGCGGCAAGATCCGCAAGCGCACCGCCACCCCGGTGATCATGGTGACCGCCCGCGCCGACGTCCGCTCGCGCATCCACGGACTCAACCTCGGCGCCGACGACTACGTCACCAAGCCCTACGACACCGGCGAGCTGCTCGCCCGTATCCACGCGGTCGCCCGGCGCACCACCAGCGGCGAGGACACCGCCCCGACGCCGGTCGCCGCCCTGCGCCTGGGGTCCGTCGCGATCGAGCTGCCCACCCGCCGCGTCAGCGTCGACGGCGCCGAAGTCCAGCTCACCCGCAAGGAGTTCGACCTCCTGGCCCTCCTCGCCCAGCGGCCCGGCGTGGTCTTCCGCCGCGAGCAGATCATCAGCGAGGTCTGGCGCACCAGTTGGGAGGGGACCGGTCGCACCCTGGAGGTGCACGTGGCCTCGCTGCGCTCCAAGCTGCGGCTGCCCGCCCTCATCGAGACCGTGCGGGGCGTCGGCTACCGGCTCGTCGCGCCGTCCGCGTAA
- a CDS encoding putative leader peptide produces MTDTDVRLWRRVHMDLLRYAGCVCRPSC; encoded by the coding sequence ATGACCGACACCGATGTGCGCCTGTGGCGGAGGGTCCATATGGACCTCCTCCGTTACGCGGGCTGCGTGTGTCGCCCGTCCTGCTGA
- the dapF gene encoding diaminopimelate epimerase codes for MSTSQITFLKGHGTENDFVIVPDPDNALALPASVVARICDRRAGIGGDGLLHVVRSAAHLEARSMAAEAEWFMDYRNADGSVAEMCGNGVRVFAHHLQREGLVEEGGLAVATRGGVKQVHIAKDGDITVSMGRALLPEESATVAVGERSWPSRNVNMGNPHAVAFVEDLDHAGDLLSAPPVSPAAVYPEGVNVEFVVDRGPRHVAMRVHERGSGETRSCGTGACAVAVATARRDGTDPAVTGLPATYRVDLPGGTLTITEHPDGSVDMTGAAVIVAEGTIDPAWLESATD; via the coding sequence GTGAGCACTTCGCAGATCACCTTCCTCAAGGGTCACGGCACCGAGAACGACTTCGTGATCGTCCCCGACCCGGACAACGCCCTCGCGCTGCCCGCCTCCGTCGTCGCCCGGATCTGCGACCGCAGGGCCGGCATCGGCGGGGACGGCCTGCTCCACGTGGTCCGCTCCGCGGCCCACCTCGAGGCGCGGTCCATGGCCGCCGAGGCCGAGTGGTTCATGGACTACCGCAACGCCGACGGCTCGGTCGCCGAGATGTGCGGCAACGGGGTCCGCGTCTTCGCCCACCACCTCCAGCGCGAGGGGCTCGTCGAGGAGGGCGGCCTCGCCGTCGCCACCCGGGGCGGCGTCAAGCAGGTCCACATCGCCAAGGACGGCGACATCACCGTCTCCATGGGGCGCGCCCTGCTGCCCGAGGAGAGCGCCACGGTCGCCGTCGGGGAGCGCAGCTGGCCCTCCCGCAACGTCAACATGGGCAACCCGCACGCCGTCGCCTTCGTCGAGGACCTCGACCACGCCGGAGACCTGCTCTCCGCCCCGCCCGTCAGCCCCGCCGCGGTCTACCCCGAAGGCGTCAACGTCGAATTCGTCGTCGACCGGGGCCCGCGCCATGTCGCCATGCGCGTCCACGAGCGCGGCTCCGGCGAGACGCGCTCCTGCGGCACCGGCGCCTGCGCGGTGGCTGTGGCCACCGCCCGCCGGGACGGCACGGACCCGGCGGTGACCGGCCTCCCCGCGACGTACCGGGTGGACCTCCCCGGCGGCACCCTGACCATCACCGAGCACCCGGACGGTTCGGTCGACATGACCGGCGCCGCCGTGATCGTCGCCGAGGGCACCATCGACCCGGCCTGGCTGGAATCCGCCACGGACTGA
- a CDS encoding class III extradiol dioxygenase subunit B-like domain-containing protein: MLVAAAVCPCPPLLVPEVAAGAAPELDSARAACLDAVGVLTASRPDLLVVVGPADGRTAGVYPAGAHGSFRGFGVALDVTLGGPDPAPRAEPLPDSLAVGAWLLDRARWAGAPVEGLVVDGRGPAEGCVRAGQELAARADRVALLVMGDGSACRTLKAPGYLDERAEAFDARATEALGSADLAALDALDETLAYELKVAGRAPWQLLSGAARGAGLGARLLYEDAPYGVGYTVAVWS, from the coding sequence ATGCTTGTCGCCGCCGCCGTGTGCCCCTGTCCGCCGCTCCTGGTGCCCGAGGTCGCCGCCGGGGCCGCCCCCGAACTCGACAGCGCGCGCGCCGCCTGCCTCGACGCCGTAGGGGTCCTCACCGCCTCCCGCCCCGACCTGCTCGTGGTCGTGGGTCCGGCGGACGGCCGGACCGCCGGGGTCTACCCGGCGGGCGCCCACGGCTCCTTCCGAGGCTTCGGCGTCGCCCTCGACGTCACTCTGGGCGGGCCCGACCCGGCACCGCGGGCAGAACCGCTGCCGGACTCCCTCGCCGTCGGTGCCTGGCTGCTGGACCGGGCCCGCTGGGCGGGCGCACCGGTCGAGGGGCTCGTGGTGGACGGGCGCGGCCCCGCCGAGGGGTGTGTCCGGGCCGGACAGGAGCTGGCCGCCCGCGCCGACCGCGTCGCGCTCCTGGTGATGGGCGACGGCAGCGCCTGCCGCACCCTCAAGGCGCCCGGCTATCTCGACGAGCGGGCCGAGGCCTTCGACGCGCGGGCGACCGAGGCGCTGGGCTCCGCCGACCTCGCCGCACTCGACGCGCTGGACGAGACACTCGCGTACGAGCTGAAGGTGGCCGGCCGGGCCCCCTGGCAGCTGCTCAGCGGCGCCGCCCGGGGCGCGGGCCTCGGCGCCCGGCTGCTGTACGAGGACGCGCCCTACGGGGTGGGCTACACCGTCGCCGTCTGGTCCTGA
- a CDS encoding amino acid ABC transporter permease, with protein sequence MSASVLYDAPGPKALVRNRLYAVIGTLAIAALIGISLLRLADKGHLAPEMWDIFNYAGIRQNIADALIATLKAFGLAAVGSLVLGVLLAVGRLSDHKPVRWAATTFIELFRSLPLLITIYAIWVGFLTDYSMWALAAGLSIYNGCVQAEVLRAGVNAVPRGQSEAAYALGMRKTQVMVTVLMPQAVRSMLPTIISQLVVTLKDTSLGFIILYPELLQTARLIASNTLVNEQYPYVSTITVIGTIYIALCLLLSSLATWIEKRGRRAKNGIAVAPAVQAPGTIDATAGTFGTPGPDAGGAGGAGTGTDGAGGGGVTNN encoded by the coding sequence ATGAGCGCCAGCGTTCTCTACGACGCCCCGGGTCCCAAGGCCCTCGTCCGCAACCGTCTGTACGCCGTCATCGGCACGCTCGCCATCGCCGCGCTGATCGGCATCAGCCTGCTGCGGCTCGCCGACAAGGGCCATCTGGCCCCCGAGATGTGGGACATCTTCAACTACGCGGGCATCCGGCAGAACATCGCCGACGCCCTCATCGCCACCCTCAAGGCGTTCGGCCTGGCCGCGGTCGGGTCGCTCGTGCTGGGTGTCCTGCTCGCGGTGGGGCGCCTCTCCGACCACAAGCCGGTCCGCTGGGCGGCGACCACCTTCATCGAGTTGTTCCGCTCGCTGCCGCTGCTGATCACGATCTACGCCATCTGGGTCGGCTTCCTCACCGACTACTCGATGTGGGCGCTGGCGGCGGGCCTGTCCATCTACAACGGCTGTGTCCAGGCCGAGGTGCTGCGCGCCGGCGTCAACGCCGTTCCCCGGGGACAGAGCGAGGCCGCGTACGCGCTCGGCATGCGCAAGACCCAGGTCATGGTCACCGTCCTGATGCCGCAGGCCGTGCGGTCCATGCTGCCGACGATCATCAGCCAGCTCGTGGTGACCCTCAAGGACACCTCGCTCGGCTTCATCATCCTGTACCCGGAGCTGCTCCAGACCGCGCGGCTGATCGCCTCCAACACGCTGGTGAACGAGCAGTACCCGTACGTCTCGACGATCACCGTCATCGGCACGATCTACATCGCGCTGTGTCTGCTGCTCTCGTCGCTGGCGACCTGGATCGAGAAGCGCGGCCGCCGCGCCAAGAACGGCATCGCGGTGGCGCCGGCCGTCCAGGCCCCCGGAACCATCGACGCGACGGCCGGCACGTTCGGCACCCCCGGCCCGGACGCGGGGGGCGCAGGGGGCGCAGGCACCGGAACCGACGGTGCCGGTGGGGGCGGAGTGACGAACAACTGA
- the miaA gene encoding tRNA (adenosine(37)-N6)-dimethylallyltransferase MiaA — protein MNRPASAPRVITVVGPTAAGKSDLGVFLARELGGEVVNADSMQLYRGMDIGTAKMTPAERAGVPHHLLDIWDVTEAASVAEYQRLARLEIDRLLAQGRTPILVGGSGLYVKGAIDALEFPGTDPEVRGRLEEELAERGSGFLHQRLAAEDPDAARSILASNGRRIVRALEVIEITGKPFTANLPGDEPVYEAVQIGVDVERPELDERIARRVDRMWEAGLVDEVRALEASGLREGLTASRALGYQQILAALAGECTEQEARAETVRATKRFARRQDSWFRRDPRVHWLGGGRRDREELPHRALTLIERAVTA, from the coding sequence GTGAACCGTCCCGCTTCAGCCCCCCGTGTCATCACCGTCGTCGGCCCCACCGCGGCCGGAAAATCCGATCTGGGGGTCTTCCTCGCCCGGGAGCTCGGCGGAGAGGTGGTCAACGCCGACTCCATGCAGCTCTACCGGGGGATGGACATCGGTACGGCGAAGATGACGCCGGCCGAGCGCGCGGGGGTCCCGCACCACCTGCTGGACATCTGGGACGTCACCGAGGCCGCCAGCGTCGCCGAGTACCAGCGCCTGGCCCGGCTGGAGATCGACCGGCTGCTCGCCCAGGGCCGTACCCCGATCCTCGTCGGCGGCTCCGGGCTGTACGTGAAGGGCGCCATCGACGCCCTGGAGTTCCCCGGTACGGACCCCGAGGTGCGCGGCCGCCTCGAGGAGGAGCTGGCCGAGCGCGGCTCCGGCTTCCTGCACCAGCGGCTCGCCGCCGAGGACCCCGACGCCGCCCGGTCCATCCTCGCGAGCAACGGCCGCCGGATCGTCCGCGCCCTCGAAGTCATCGAGATCACCGGCAAGCCCTTCACCGCCAACCTCCCCGGTGACGAGCCGGTCTACGAGGCCGTGCAGATCGGCGTCGACGTGGAGCGCCCCGAGCTGGACGAGCGCATCGCCCGGCGCGTCGACCGGATGTGGGAGGCCGGCCTCGTCGACGAGGTACGCGCCCTGGAGGCGTCCGGGCTGCGCGAGGGGCTCACCGCCTCACGCGCGCTGGGCTACCAGCAGATCCTCGCGGCGCTCGCGGGGGAGTGCACCGAACAGGAGGCGCGCGCCGAGACCGTACGCGCCACCAAGCGCTTCGCGCGCCGGCAGGACTCCTGGTTCCGCCGCGACCCGCGCGTCCACTGGCTCGGCGGCGGACGCCGTGACCGGGAAGAACTCCCGCACCGGGCGCTGACGTTGATCGAACGAGCGGTCACAGCCTGA
- a CDS encoding amino acid ABC transporter permease has translation MNVLLDNFPEFRDGFIGTVSITAISSVIALVLGVVIAGFRVSPVPPLRYFGTAWVTLMRNTPLTLLFLIFFFVVPEILFPGMSPFVLGSLALGFYTSSFVCEAVRSGINTVPLGQAEAARSIGMTFAQTLRIVVLPQATRTVIAPMSSIFIALTKNSAIAGAFSVTELFGWQKLMSDRGYDIVPVFIWVALGYLVVTFTISGLFRLLERRMEVAR, from the coding sequence ATGAACGTACTGCTCGACAATTTTCCAGAGTTCCGCGACGGCTTCATAGGAACCGTGTCGATCACCGCCATCAGCTCGGTTATCGCCCTGGTGCTCGGTGTGGTCATCGCCGGGTTCCGGGTCTCGCCGGTGCCACCGCTGCGGTACTTCGGCACCGCCTGGGTGACGCTGATGCGCAACACCCCGCTGACGCTGCTCTTCCTGATCTTCTTCTTCGTCGTCCCGGAGATCCTCTTCCCGGGGATGAGCCCCTTCGTGCTCGGCTCGCTGGCCCTCGGCTTCTACACCTCCTCGTTCGTCTGCGAGGCGGTCCGCTCCGGCATCAACACCGTGCCGCTGGGACAGGCCGAGGCCGCGCGTTCGATCGGCATGACGTTCGCCCAGACCCTGCGCATCGTGGTGCTCCCCCAGGCCACGAGGACCGTCATCGCCCCGATGAGCAGCATCTTCATCGCGCTCACCAAGAACTCCGCGATCGCCGGTGCCTTCAGCGTCACCGAGCTCTTCGGCTGGCAGAAGCTGATGAGCGACCGTGGGTACGACATCGTCCCCGTCTTCATCTGGGTGGCCCTCGGCTACCTGGTCGTCACGTTTACCATCAGCGGCCTCTTCCGGCTGCTGGAGCGTCGCATGGAGGTCGCCCGATGA
- a CDS encoding glutamate ABC transporter substrate-binding protein codes for MKLRKSAAVAAIAVLALTATACGGKEGSAGDKPGGTKPGSSEAPELPKYEVAKDVALDSPVFKKAKERGKLIIGAKADQPYLGFEDQSTKERSGFDIELARMIAADLGFSEKQIEWKTVDSGIRETAISKGQVDYYVGTYTINDERKKQVGFAGPYYKAGADLLVRKDDDSIKGKESVKGKKVCSIVGSTPLQEIKKPEYGASVVELAKYSDCVQQLLTKQVDAVTTDDSILKGYAAANSGKLKVVGQPFTSEPYGVGLNKDDKVLREAITDSLEKHVKDGTYKKIYEATLGLSGSDYVEPPALERY; via the coding sequence ATGAAGCTCCGCAAGTCGGCCGCCGTCGCGGCCATCGCCGTCCTCGCCCTGACCGCGACCGCGTGTGGTGGCAAGGAGGGTTCCGCCGGTGACAAGCCGGGCGGCACCAAGCCCGGTTCCTCCGAGGCCCCCGAGCTGCCCAAGTACGAGGTCGCCAAGGACGTCGCGCTGGACTCGCCGGTCTTCAAGAAGGCCAAGGAGCGCGGCAAGCTGATCATCGGCGCCAAGGCCGACCAGCCCTATCTCGGCTTCGAGGACCAGTCGACCAAGGAGCGCTCGGGCTTCGACATCGAGCTCGCCCGGATGATCGCGGCGGACCTCGGCTTCTCGGAGAAGCAGATCGAGTGGAAGACGGTCGACTCCGGCATCCGTGAGACGGCCATCTCCAAGGGCCAGGTCGACTACTACGTCGGCACGTACACGATCAACGACGAGCGCAAGAAGCAGGTCGGGTTCGCCGGTCCTTACTACAAGGCCGGCGCCGATCTCCTGGTCCGCAAGGACGACGACTCCATCAAGGGCAAGGAGTCGGTGAAGGGCAAGAAGGTCTGCTCGATCGTCGGTTCCACACCGCTCCAGGAGATCAAGAAGCCGGAGTACGGCGCGAGCGTCGTCGAGCTGGCCAAGTACTCCGACTGCGTGCAGCAGTTGCTGACCAAGCAGGTCGACGCCGTCACCACGGACGACTCGATCCTCAAGGGTTACGCGGCCGCCAACTCCGGCAAGCTCAAGGTCGTCGGCCAGCCCTTCACCAGCGAGCCCTACGGTGTCGGCCTGAACAAGGACGACAAGGTGCTGCGCGAGGCCATCACCGACTCGCTGGAGAAGCACGTCAAGGACGGCACGTACAAGAAGATCTACGAGGCCACCCTGGGCCTGTCCGGTTCGGACTACGTCGAGCCGCCGGCGCTCGAGCGCTACTGA
- a CDS encoding rhodanese-like domain-containing protein, with product MAVSADGPERVGIDELLERVRTGYERIGPQEAAAAATDGALLVDIRYAALRERDGLIPGALVVERNELEWRLDPQGSHRAAEAVSHDLPVVVICNEGYASSLAVASLRQLGLHRSTDLIGGFQAWRAAGLPVTPGAADG from the coding sequence CTGGCAGTGAGCGCCGACGGGCCCGAGCGCGTGGGCATCGACGAGCTGCTGGAGCGGGTCCGGACCGGCTACGAGCGGATCGGCCCGCAGGAGGCGGCAGCGGCGGCGACGGACGGGGCGCTGCTGGTGGACATCCGGTACGCGGCCCTCCGCGAGCGGGACGGGCTCATCCCGGGTGCGCTGGTCGTGGAGCGCAACGAACTGGAGTGGCGCCTCGACCCGCAGGGCAGCCACCGCGCCGCCGAGGCGGTGAGCCACGACCTCCCGGTCGTCGTCATCTGCAACGAGGGGTACGCGTCCAGCCTCGCGGTGGCGTCGCTGCGCCAACTCGGGCTGCACCGCTCCACCGATCTCATCGGCGGCTTCCAGGCCTGGCGTGCGGCCGGCCTCCCGGTGACCCCGGGCGCCGCCGACGGCTGA
- a CDS encoding cysteine dioxygenase → MSSLSPAVPTAASVPSPATAPVAPAAPAVSARVGSARAVSARPTAAELLDFVRRTAEDAALIASLPLDPEGRTWVRLDGPGGSEAWLIGWPPGAGTGWHDHADSVGAFTTASGTLKEHSLAVRLPTDGWKTLELNEGVDRSRELAAGQGRAFGQNHVHEVLNESDSVHAVSVHAYYPPLPRIRRFSRTGAVLRLEQTERPEDWQ, encoded by the coding sequence GTGTCTTCCCTCTCCCCTGCCGTGCCCACGGCTGCTTCCGTACCCTCCCCCGCCACCGCTCCGGTGGCTCCCGCCGCACCGGCTGTTTCCGCGCGGGTCGGGTCGGCCCGTGCCGTCTCCGCCCGCCCCACCGCCGCGGAGCTCCTCGACTTCGTACGCCGCACCGCCGAGGACGCGGCGCTCATCGCCTCGCTGCCCCTCGATCCGGAGGGCCGCACCTGGGTCCGGCTCGACGGGCCCGGTGGCAGCGAGGCCTGGCTGATCGGCTGGCCGCCGGGGGCCGGAACGGGCTGGCACGACCACGCCGACTCGGTCGGTGCCTTCACCACCGCGTCCGGCACCCTCAAGGAGCACTCGCTCGCCGTCCGGCTGCCGACCGACGGCTGGAAGACCCTGGAGCTGAACGAGGGGGTGGACCGGTCACGGGAGCTGGCGGCCGGTCAGGGGCGGGCCTTCGGCCAGAACCACGTGCACGAGGTGCTCAACGAGTCCGACAGCGTGCATGCCGTCTCCGTCCACGCCTATTACCCGCCCCTGCCGAGGATCCGCCGGTTCAGCCGCACCGGGGCGGTGCTCCGGCTGGAGCAGACCGAGCGCCCGGAGGACTGGCAGTGA
- a CDS encoding amino acid ABC transporter ATP-binding protein — protein sequence MSGVSVTKAAEEAAPAGDDLVVLSDVNKHFGALHVLQDIDLTIARGEVVVVIGPSGSGKSTLCRTINRLETIDSGAISIDGKPLPQEGKELARLRADVGMVFQSFNLFAHKTVLENVVLGQTKVRKADKKAAEEKARTLLDRVGVGVQADKYPAQLSGGQQQRVAIARALAMDPKVMLFDEPTSALDPEMINEVLEVMQQLARDGMTMIVVTHEMGFARSAANRVVFMADGKIVEEATPEQFFSNPRSDRAKDFLSKILHH from the coding sequence ATGAGCGGAGTTTCAGTGACCAAGGCCGCCGAGGAAGCCGCGCCCGCGGGCGACGACCTTGTCGTACTGAGCGACGTCAACAAGCACTTCGGCGCGCTGCATGTGCTCCAGGACATCGACCTGACGATCGCCCGTGGCGAAGTCGTGGTCGTCATCGGGCCCTCCGGGTCCGGGAAGTCCACGCTGTGCCGCACGATCAACCGCTTGGAGACGATCGATTCGGGTGCGATCTCGATCGACGGCAAGCCCCTGCCCCAGGAGGGCAAGGAGCTGGCGCGGCTGCGCGCCGACGTGGGCATGGTCTTCCAGTCGTTCAATCTCTTCGCGCACAAGACGGTGCTGGAGAACGTCGTGCTGGGCCAGACCAAGGTCCGCAAGGCCGACAAGAAGGCCGCCGAGGAGAAGGCCCGGACCCTTCTGGACCGGGTGGGTGTCGGCGTACAGGCCGACAAGTACCCGGCGCAGCTCTCCGGTGGCCAGCAGCAACGCGTCGCGATCGCGCGGGCGTTGGCGATGGATCCGAAGGTCATGCTCTTCGACGAGCCGACGTCGGCTCTCGACCCGGAGATGATCAACGAGGTCCTCGAAGTCATGCAGCAGCTGGCCCGGGACGGGATGACGATGATCGTCGTCACCCACGAGATGGGCTTCGCCCGCTCCGCCGCCAACCGCGTGGTGTTCATGGCGGACGGAAAGATCGTCGAAGAGGCAACGCCCGAGCAGTTCTTCAGCAACCCGCGCAGCGACCGGGCCAAGGACTTCCTGTCGAAGATCCTGCACCACTGA
- a CDS encoding antitoxin yields MGFLDNLKAKLEPAKDKVSDLAQQHGGKIEQGLDKAARTVDEKTKGKYTDKIGTGTRKAKEAVDKLGQKDGGTPGTPGTTPPPPPPAP; encoded by the coding sequence ATGGGGTTCCTGGACAACCTGAAGGCCAAGCTGGAGCCGGCCAAGGACAAGGTCAGCGACCTCGCGCAGCAGCACGGGGGCAAGATCGAGCAGGGCCTCGACAAGGCCGCGCGCACGGTCGACGAGAAGACCAAGGGCAAGTACACCGACAAGATCGGCACGGGTACGCGCAAGGCCAAGGAGGCCGTGGACAAGCTGGGCCAGAAGGACGGCGGCACCCCGGGCACGCCCGGCACCACGCCTCCCCCTCCGCCGCCCGCTCCCTGA
- the miaB gene encoding tRNA (N6-isopentenyl adenosine(37)-C2)-methylthiotransferase MiaB, whose product MSSGNRSEEAVDVQKSYEVRTYGCQMNVHDSERLSGLLEDAGYVRAPEGADGDADVVVFNTCAVRENADNKLYGNLGRLAPMKTKRPGMQIAVGGCLAQKDRDTIVKRAPWVDVVFGTHNIGKLPVLLERARIQEEAQIEIAESLEAFPSTLPTRRESAYAAWVSISVGCNNTCTFCIVPALRGKEKDRRTGDILAEIEALVAEGVSEITLLGQNVNAYGSDIGDREAFSKLLRACGKIDGLERVRFTSPHPRDFTDDVIAAMAETPNVMPQLHMPMQSGSDRVLKAMRRSYRQERFLGIIEKVRAAMPDAAISTDIIVGFPGETEEDFEQTMHAVREARFANAFTFQYSKRPGTPAADMDGQIPKEVVQERYMRLSALQEQISWDENKKQVGRTLEVMVAEGEGRKDGATHRLSGRAPDNRLVHFTKPDQDVRPGDVVTVEITYAAPHHLLAEGTPLAVRATRAGDAWEKRTTAVAAKPAGVMLGLPSIGAPDPLPATAAPACGIG is encoded by the coding sequence ATGAGCAGCGGCAACCGGAGCGAAGAAGCAGTGGACGTCCAGAAGAGCTACGAGGTGCGCACCTACGGGTGCCAGATGAACGTCCACGACTCCGAACGGCTGTCGGGCCTCCTGGAGGACGCCGGTTACGTACGGGCCCCGGAGGGCGCCGACGGCGACGCCGACGTCGTCGTCTTCAACACCTGCGCGGTCCGGGAGAACGCCGACAACAAGCTCTACGGCAACCTCGGCCGGCTCGCCCCGATGAAGACCAAGCGCCCCGGGATGCAGATCGCCGTCGGCGGCTGCCTCGCCCAGAAGGACCGCGACACCATCGTCAAGCGGGCCCCCTGGGTCGACGTCGTCTTCGGTACGCACAACATCGGCAAGCTGCCCGTGCTGCTGGAGCGCGCCCGGATCCAGGAGGAGGCGCAGATCGAGATCGCCGAATCCCTGGAGGCCTTCCCCTCCACGCTCCCCACCCGCCGCGAGTCCGCCTACGCCGCGTGGGTCTCCATCTCCGTCGGCTGCAACAACACCTGCACCTTCTGCATCGTCCCGGCGCTGCGCGGCAAGGAGAAGGACCGCCGCACCGGCGACATCCTGGCCGAGATCGAGGCCCTGGTCGCCGAGGGCGTGTCCGAGATCACCCTGCTCGGCCAGAACGTCAACGCGTACGGCTCCGACATCGGCGACCGCGAGGCCTTCTCCAAGCTGCTGCGCGCCTGCGGGAAGATCGACGGCCTGGAGCGCGTCCGCTTCACCTCGCCGCACCCCCGCGACTTCACCGACGACGTCATCGCCGCCATGGCCGAGACGCCCAACGTCATGCCGCAGCTCCACATGCCGATGCAGTCCGGCTCGGACCGCGTCCTGAAGGCGATGCGTCGCTCCTACCGCCAGGAGCGCTTCCTCGGCATCATCGAGAAGGTGCGCGCCGCGATGCCGGACGCCGCCATCTCCACCGACATCATCGTGGGCTTCCCCGGCGAGACCGAGGAGGACTTCGAGCAGACGATGCACGCGGTCCGCGAGGCCCGTTTCGCCAACGCGTTCACCTTCCAGTACTCCAAGCGCCCCGGGACCCCGGCCGCCGACATGGACGGCCAGATCCCCAAGGAGGTCGTGCAGGAGCGGTACATGCGCCTGTCCGCCCTCCAGGAGCAGATCTCCTGGGACGAGAACAAGAAGCAGGTCGGCCGCACCCTGGAGGTCATGGTCGCCGAGGGCGAGGGCCGCAAGGACGGCGCCACCCACCGCCTCTCCGGCCGCGCCCCCGACAACCGCCTCGTCCACTTCACCAAGCCCGACCAGGACGTGCGCCCCGGCGACGTGGTGACCGTGGAGATCACCTACGCCGCCCCGCACCACCTGCTCGCCGAGGGCACCCCGCTCGCGGTACGGGCCACCCGCGCGGGCGACGCCTGGGAGAAGCGCACGACGGCCGTCGCCGCCAAGCCGGCCGGGGTGATGCTGGGCCTCCCGTCCATCGGCGCCCCGGACCCACTGCCGGCCACCGCCGCCCCGGCTTGCGGGATCGGCTGA